In Deinococcus sedimenti, a single genomic region encodes these proteins:
- a CDS encoding c-type cytochrome: MTGAVLLNVLLLALVALACVWLVTEPLRARTPDDPDAAERARLGAERDRLYAELAALTNESRRPDLERRAALALRGLDALPPAPQARPGTRTLALALLGGAALLTVVGAVTFVPRWQLASLTPNEAGNVQAVLKLPGLKAQAERSSTKEAYLAWGKAAFDSNTFDQAVTAYGSALKLDPRQPEALRRLGILLLTRGEQTGQAISAEDAQRAALLIRTGAQLAPQEPESQLLLGFALARFGEDQAALAALERYRTLDPKGRDADDLITALRARLNTSDPALRVYAASCASCHGPGGGGGTGPSLRASTLTRAALAQVITQGKGAMPAYPDLKADELDALLTLLEGWQREGQ; encoded by the coding sequence GTGACGGGCGCGGTCCTCCTGAACGTGCTGCTGCTGGCGCTCGTGGCGCTGGCCTGCGTGTGGCTGGTCACCGAGCCGCTGCGGGCGCGCACGCCGGACGATCCGGACGCGGCGGAACGCGCACGCCTGGGGGCCGAACGGGACCGGCTGTACGCCGAGCTCGCGGCCCTGACCAACGAGTCGCGCCGCCCGGACCTGGAGCGGCGCGCGGCACTGGCCCTGCGCGGCCTGGACGCCCTGCCACCCGCCCCGCAGGCCCGCCCCGGCACGCGCACGCTGGCGCTGGCGCTGCTGGGCGGCGCGGCCCTGCTGACCGTGGTGGGCGCCGTGACGTTCGTGCCCCGCTGGCAGCTGGCCAGCCTGACCCCCAACGAGGCCGGGAACGTGCAGGCCGTGCTGAAACTGCCGGGCCTGAAGGCGCAGGCGGAGCGCAGCAGCACGAAGGAAGCGTACCTGGCGTGGGGCAAGGCGGCCTTCGATTCGAACACCTTCGATCAGGCGGTCACGGCGTACGGCAGCGCCCTGAAACTCGATCCGCGTCAGCCGGAGGCGCTGCGCCGCCTGGGCATCCTGCTCCTGACGCGCGGCGAGCAGACCGGGCAGGCCATCAGCGCCGAGGACGCCCAGCGGGCCGCGCTGCTGATCCGCACCGGGGCGCAGCTGGCCCCGCAGGAGCCCGAATCGCAGCTGCTGCTGGGCTTCGCGCTGGCCCGCTTCGGTGAGGATCAGGCGGCGCTGGCCGCGCTGGAACGCTACCGCACGCTGGACCCGAAGGGCCGCGACGCGGACGACCTGATCACGGCGCTGCGCGCCCGCCTGAACACCAGCGACCCGGCCCTGCGCGTGTACGCCGCGAGCTGCGCGTCCTGCCACGGACCGGGCGGGGGCGGCGGCACCGGCCCCAGCCTGCGGGCGTCCACCCTGACCCGCGCGGCGCTGGCGCAGGTGATCACGCAGGGCAAGGGCGCCATGCCCGCCTACCCGGACCTGAAAGCGGACGAACTGGACGCGCTGCTGACCCTGCTCGAAGGCTGGCAGCGGGAGGGCCAGTGA
- a CDS encoding cytochrome c-type biogenesis protein, translating to MRRALLLTGALLGGAMAAAPSPTPSLTPAQEARALAIEKNLRCPLCDTGESIADSRSTIAVKMRESVREQVAQGRGDSDIYVYFSQRYGNFVLLDPPKSGRNLLLWGAPLAALAAGGGVLWAFLRRSRPAATLPDEPLNDAGGFDPYLAQVQRDTRRNGDS from the coding sequence ATGAGGCGCGCGCTGCTGCTGACGGGCGCGCTGCTGGGCGGGGCGATGGCCGCCGCCCCGTCGCCCACGCCGTCCCTGACCCCGGCGCAGGAGGCACGGGCGCTGGCGATCGAGAAGAACCTGCGCTGCCCGCTGTGCGACACCGGGGAGTCCATCGCGGACTCGCGCAGCACCATCGCCGTGAAGATGCGCGAATCGGTCCGCGAGCAGGTCGCGCAGGGGCGCGGCGACTCGGACATCTACGTGTACTTCTCGCAGCGGTACGGGAATTTCGTGCTGCTCGACCCGCCCAAGTCTGGCCGGAACCTGCTGCTGTGGGGCGCGCCCCTGGCGGCCCTGGCGGCCGGAGGTGGGGTGCTGTGGGCGTTCCTGCGCCGCAGCCGCCCGGCGGCGACCCTGCCGGACGAACCGCTGAACGACGCGGGCGGCTTCGACCCGTACCTCGCGCAGGTGCAGCGCGACACCCGCCGGAACGGTGACTCGTGA
- a CDS encoding TlpA family protein disulfide reductase — protein sequence MTESTPSAPKSPASPTPAPPAPLWRRLLPPAIAFALVAVLAVALRTPASNDQTGGPLVGKPAPAFTLTSLDDTPLSLASLRGRPVVVNFWASWCGPCREEAPMFRELSARQSGGDGLAVVGILFNETNEGNARQFIQEYALAYPNLRDPGINTGLEYGVSGIPETVFIDRDGVVQHMDRGGLTRERLNVGLAKIGVPGL from the coding sequence ATGACCGAATCGACCCCCTCTGCCCCGAAGTCCCCTGCATCCCCAACCCCCGCGCCCCCTGCGCCACTGTGGCGTCGCCTGCTGCCCCCGGCCATCGCGTTCGCGCTGGTGGCGGTCCTGGCGGTCGCGCTGCGCACCCCGGCCAGCAACGACCAGACCGGCGGGCCGCTGGTCGGCAAACCCGCCCCGGCGTTCACGCTGACCAGCCTGGACGACACGCCGCTGTCCCTGGCGAGCCTCAGGGGCCGCCCCGTCGTCGTGAACTTCTGGGCGTCGTGGTGCGGCCCATGCCGCGAGGAAGCGCCGATGTTCCGCGAGCTGAGCGCCCGCCAGAGCGGCGGGGACGGGCTGGCGGTCGTGGGCATCCTGTTCAACGAGACGAACGAGGGGAACGCCCGGCAGTTCATTCAGGAGTACGCGCTGGCGTACCCGAACCTGCGCGACCCCGGCATCAACACGGGCCTGGAGTACGGCGTGAGCGGCATTCCCGAGACGGTCTTCATCGACCGTGACGGCGTGGTGCAGCACATGGACCGCGGCGGCCTGACCCGCGAGCGCCTGAACGTGGGTCTGGCGAAGATCGGCGTTCCCGGCCTATGA
- a CDS encoding heme lyase CcmF/NrfE family subunit, with protein MLNLISWTSSASGALGQLSLLGALLFSVAGLLLALLGGARRDPRVTEAARRATWAVFALVSLSTLVLLAALLRDDFTVRFVAEHSMRASPTWVKVTGLWGALEGSILLWAWLLAGYAFILSVTLRRDALRPWALAAMFASLVFFVGVCATVASPFTPVATLVADGRGPNPALQNHWMMAVHPVLLYLGFVGLSVPFAYAVAALVTGRLSDHWVVVTRRWTLVAWALLTAAIVAGGWWSYETLGWGGYWAWDPVENASFIPWLLTTAFLHSIQIQERRGLMRSWNVWLIVLAYASTVLGTFLNRSGIVQSVHAFAGGPVGPVFLGFLAFLLLAGTLLAAWRAPHLRDDNDPPAALSREGAFLAGNWLFVVFAVMVLVGTLFPTIVEAVQGRRDASVGPAFYNAFAIPLGLGLLLLMGVGPLLPWRRADGQGLWRALRPLMIAGAGAALLALALGVRHPGVLATVALSGYNLLGLGLLTARAARQAGGLGRTLRAQPRRYGAYLSHAGLIVLALGLAFSGTYRRDAQVTLNMNQRVHLLNEDLTLTDLETVTRPDGRSIVARVLIDGRPFSARLNTYTQGGDTPFPSPAVRYGLTGDTYLVMTGVDPKGQWASVRLIESPLVSWIWWGTLLVCVGAAFTLVTPRRAAQAAPARLAPATD; from the coding sequence GTGCTGAACCTGATCTCATGGACGTCCAGTGCATCCGGCGCACTGGGGCAGCTGAGTCTGCTGGGCGCGCTGCTGTTCAGCGTGGCGGGCCTGCTGCTGGCGCTGCTGGGCGGCGCGCGGCGTGACCCGCGCGTCACGGAGGCCGCGCGCCGGGCCACCTGGGCGGTGTTCGCGCTGGTCAGCCTGAGTACGCTGGTGCTGCTCGCGGCGCTGCTGCGGGACGATTTCACGGTGCGCTTCGTCGCGGAGCACTCCATGCGCGCCTCGCCGACCTGGGTGAAGGTCACGGGACTCTGGGGCGCGCTGGAGGGCAGCATCCTGCTGTGGGCGTGGCTGCTGGCCGGGTACGCGTTCATCCTGAGTGTCACGCTGCGCCGCGACGCGCTGCGGCCCTGGGCGCTGGCGGCGATGTTCGCCAGTCTGGTGTTCTTCGTGGGCGTGTGCGCGACGGTCGCCTCGCCGTTCACGCCGGTGGCGACGCTGGTCGCGGACGGGCGCGGCCCGAACCCGGCGCTGCAGAACCACTGGATGATGGCCGTGCACCCGGTCCTGCTGTACCTGGGGTTCGTGGGTCTGAGCGTGCCGTTCGCGTACGCTGTGGCGGCGCTGGTGACGGGTCGCCTGTCGGACCACTGGGTGGTCGTCACGCGCCGCTGGACGCTGGTCGCCTGGGCGCTGCTGACGGCGGCGATCGTGGCGGGTGGCTGGTGGAGTTACGAGACGCTCGGCTGGGGCGGCTACTGGGCGTGGGACCCGGTCGAGAACGCCAGTTTCATCCCGTGGCTGCTGACGACGGCGTTCCTGCATTCCATCCAGATTCAGGAACGCCGGGGGCTGATGCGCTCGTGGAACGTGTGGCTGATCGTACTGGCGTACGCGAGCACCGTGCTGGGCACGTTCCTGAACCGCAGCGGCATCGTGCAGAGCGTGCATGCCTTCGCGGGCGGCCCGGTCGGGCCGGTGTTCCTGGGATTCCTGGCGTTCCTGCTGCTGGCCGGGACGCTGCTGGCCGCGTGGCGCGCCCCGCACCTGCGGGACGACAACGACCCGCCCGCCGCGCTGAGCCGCGAGGGCGCGTTCCTGGCGGGGAACTGGCTGTTCGTGGTGTTCGCGGTGATGGTGCTGGTGGGGACGCTGTTCCCGACCATCGTGGAGGCCGTGCAGGGCCGCCGGGACGCCAGCGTAGGCCCGGCCTTCTACAACGCGTTCGCCATTCCGCTGGGTCTGGGCCTGCTGCTCCTGATGGGCGTGGGGCCGCTGCTGCCGTGGCGGCGTGCGGACGGGCAGGGCTTGTGGCGGGCGCTGCGGCCCCTGATGATCGCGGGCGCAGGTGCGGCGCTGCTGGCGCTGGCGCTGGGCGTGCGTCACCCAGGCGTGCTGGCGACGGTGGCCCTGAGCGGGTACAACCTGCTGGGCCTGGGCCTGCTGACGGCCCGCGCGGCCCGGCAGGCGGGCGGGCTGGGCCGCACCCTGCGCGCGCAGCCGCGCCGCTACGGGGCGTACCTGTCCCACGCGGGCCTGATCGTGCTGGCGCTGGGACTGGCGTTCAGCGGCACGTACCGCCGCGACGCGCAGGTCACGCTGAACATGAACCAGCGTGTTCACCTGCTGAACGAGGACCTGACCCTGACCGACCTGGAGACCGTCACCCGGCCCGACGGGCGGTCCATCGTGGCGCGCGTGCTGATCGACGGGCGGCCCTTCAGCGCCCGCCTGAACACGTACACGCAGGGGGGCGACACGCCCTTCCCCTCCCCGGCGGTGCGCTACGGCCTGACCGGCGACACGTACCTCGTGATGACCGGCGTGGACCCGAAGGGTCAGTGGGCCAGCGTGCGCCTGATCGAGTCGCCGCTGGTGTCGTGGATCTGGTGGGGCACGCTGCTCGTGTGCGTGGGGGCCGCGTTCACGCTGGTCACGCCGCGCCGCGCTGCCCAGGCCGCCCCGGCGCGACTGGCACCCGCCACCGACTGA
- the ccmE gene encoding cytochrome c maturation protein CcmE has translation MSVPGSESPTPLTPLPQARRRQRSPLPVVLGVAALVGLTATIAFGNLNKSLEYFVTPSEYAQQQAQLQGRPVRIGGLVKAVQYEPQTLDLRFTVTDGSVSYPVQYRGAVTDLFKENQGVVVRGEFQGNTFHATDLVVKHSEEYNVPKTQAELKDMIKSAD, from the coding sequence TTGAGCGTGCCCGGTTCTGAATCCCCCACGCCCCTAACGCCGCTGCCACAGGCGCGGCGGCGTCAGCGCAGCCCACTGCCGGTCGTGCTGGGCGTGGCCGCGCTGGTGGGCCTGACGGCGACCATCGCGTTCGGGAACCTGAACAAGTCGCTGGAGTACTTCGTGACGCCCAGCGAGTACGCGCAGCAGCAGGCGCAGCTGCAGGGCCGCCCGGTGCGGATCGGGGGGCTGGTGAAGGCCGTGCAGTACGAACCTCAGACGCTGGACCTGCGCTTCACGGTCACGGACGGCAGCGTCAGCTACCCCGTGCAGTACCGGGGCGCGGTGACGGACCTGTTCAAGGAGAACCAGGGGGTCGTGGTGCGCGGCGAGTTCCAGGGGAACACGTTCCACGCGACGGATCTGGTCGTGAAGCACAGCGAGGAGTACAACGTCCCGAAGACGCAGGCCGAACTGAAGGACATGATCAAGTCGGCCGACTGA
- the ccsA gene encoding cytochrome c biogenesis protein CcsA, with product MKRDVTTTVLGAASLLGLAVVLGLSLTSPLDVNQGSLVRLMFVHVPEAWLSYLAYGGTGLFGLLYLIQRRRHWDRLAMASGEIGLLFTLATIVGGMLWAKPTWGTYWVWDARLTTTALSLVVYGGYLLIRSLIDDPERRARVSAVVGIVGTLYVPVNYMAVEWWRGVHQTQTLKLLGGVRWDAAPVYLPTLLLSVASFTVLYFFLLRLRGILAAREEAREERELTGVTGLEVARG from the coding sequence ATGAAAAGAGACGTCACGACGACCGTGCTGGGCGCGGCCAGCCTCCTGGGTCTGGCGGTGGTGCTGGGCCTGAGCCTGACCTCTCCGCTGGACGTGAACCAGGGGTCGCTGGTGCGGCTGATGTTCGTGCACGTGCCCGAGGCGTGGCTGAGTTACCTCGCGTACGGCGGCACCGGTCTGTTCGGGCTGCTGTACCTGATTCAGCGTCGCCGTCACTGGGACCGGCTGGCGATGGCCAGCGGCGAGATCGGGCTGCTGTTCACGCTGGCGACCATCGTGGGCGGGATGCTGTGGGCCAAACCGACCTGGGGTACGTACTGGGTGTGGGACGCCCGGCTGACGACCACGGCGCTGAGTCTGGTGGTGTACGGCGGGTACCTGCTGATCCGGTCGCTGATCGACGACCCCGAGCGCCGCGCGCGCGTGTCGGCGGTGGTGGGGATCGTGGGGACGCTGTACGTGCCCGTGAACTACATGGCGGTGGAGTGGTGGCGCGGCGTGCACCAGACGCAGACGCTGAAGCTGCTGGGTGGCGTGCGCTGGGACGCGGCGCCGGTGTACCTGCCGACGCTGCTGCTGAGCGTGGCGTCGTTCACGGTGCTGTACTTCTTCCTGCTGCGCCTGCGCGGCATCCTGGCGGCCCGTGAGGAGGCGCGTGAGGAACGCGAACTGACCGGCGTGACCGGTCTGGAGGTGGCCCGTGGATAA
- a CDS encoding heme exporter protein CcmB: MKGALRQVLTVAAKDLRVAGRTRDTLLATAFFAGIVLLVLGFALSGGVVSRDARLSAPLAAGAIWTALALAAAVGAQRAFAQEQEAGALEQLLAYPGPHGALYLGKLLGVLPPLLLVAAVTVPTGLVLFGASEAVTAAGRALPWAALALTTTLGVLGFAAATTFYGSITVNLRAREALLPALAFPILVPAVLATVQATRLLLEGGWSPEVGTWLTFLTAFDLGTVILATLLFPAAVEG, translated from the coding sequence GTGAAGGGCGCGCTGAGGCAGGTGCTGACGGTCGCCGCGAAGGATCTGCGCGTGGCGGGCCGCACGCGCGACACCTTGCTCGCCACGGCGTTCTTCGCGGGGATCGTGCTGCTGGTGCTGGGCTTCGCCCTGAGCGGCGGGGTGGTGTCCCGCGACGCCCGCCTGAGCGCGCCGCTGGCCGCCGGGGCGATCTGGACGGCGCTGGCCCTCGCGGCGGCGGTGGGCGCGCAGCGGGCCTTCGCGCAGGAGCAGGAGGCCGGGGCGCTGGAGCAGTTGCTGGCGTACCCCGGGCCGCACGGCGCGCTGTACCTGGGCAAGCTGCTGGGCGTGCTGCCGCCCCTGCTGCTGGTCGCGGCGGTGACCGTGCCGACGGGTCTGGTGCTGTTCGGCGCGTCCGAGGCGGTCACGGCGGCGGGCCGCGCCCTGCCGTGGGCTGCGCTGGCGCTGACGACCACACTGGGCGTGCTGGGCTTCGCGGCCGCCACGACCTTCTACGGCAGCATCACCGTGAACCTCCGCGCGCGTGAGGCACTGCTGCCCGCGCTGGCCTTCCCGATCCTGGTCCCGGCGGTCCTGGCGACCGTGCAGGCCACCCGCCTGCTCCTGGAGGGCGGCTGGAGTCCCGAGGTCGGCACCTGGCTGACGTTCCTGACCGCGTTCGACCTGGGGACGGTCATCCTGGCGACCCTGCTGTTCCCGGCGGCCGTCGAGGGCTGA
- a CDS encoding ABC transporter ATP-binding protein — translation MTEPRTAFAVQLRDVWLRLGREVILRGVTLDVPAGQGVTLLGENGAGKTTLLRLLSAGLRPTRGEGRVLGFDLRDSRAVRDAIHLMPVDGGLYPDLTAAENLEFALRMHARAGDVPGTLRRVGLEGAATRRARFLSAGMRKRLALARAHLLARPVTLVDEPFANLDDAGRALVQELLLELRGQGCSLLIAAHEPALAQVVAPRTLRLAGGLLREEVPA, via the coding sequence GTGACTGAACCCCGCACGGCGTTCGCGGTGCAGCTGCGGGACGTGTGGCTGCGGCTGGGCCGCGAGGTGATCCTGCGTGGCGTGACGCTGGACGTCCCGGCCGGGCAGGGCGTGACGCTGCTGGGCGAGAACGGGGCCGGGAAGACCACGCTGCTGCGCCTGCTGAGCGCCGGGCTGCGGCCCACGCGCGGCGAGGGGCGGGTGCTGGGCTTCGATCTGCGTGACAGCCGCGCGGTGCGGGACGCGATTCACCTGATGCCGGTGGACGGTGGGCTGTACCCGGACCTGACGGCGGCGGAGAACCTGGAGTTCGCGCTACGGATGCACGCGCGGGCCGGGGACGTGCCGGGCACGCTGCGCCGCGTGGGGCTGGAGGGCGCGGCCACCCGCCGGGCGCGGTTCCTGTCGGCGGGGATGCGCAAGCGGCTGGCGCTGGCCCGCGCGCACCTGCTGGCCCGCCCGGTGACGCTGGTGGACGAACCCTTCGCGAATCTGGACGACGCGGGGCGGGCGCTGGTGCAGGAGCTGCTGCTGGAGTTGCGCGGGCAGGGCTGCTCGCTGCTGATCGCCGCACACGAGCCTGCGCTGGCGCAGGTGGTCGCGCCGCGCACGCTGCGCCTCGCGGGCGGCCTGCTGCGCGAGGAGGTGCCCGCGTGA
- a CDS encoding cytochrome c biogenesis CcdA family protein, with the protein MTSASPSLTVAFLAGLVSFLSPCVLPLVPSYLGVLGGERQPWSRALGFILGFGLVFIALGATASSLGALIAPHKALLGQVSAALIIFFGLVMLGLIRLPFLMRDTRALANAGGYGPVALGAAFAFGWSPCLGPTLGSVLSLAASSASLGSGVTLLAAYTLGLSVPFLLAAALWHRVNLRRLNRFAGVFEKVGGALLVVVGLMMLTGQFTRLATFFFSIMPEWLRL; encoded by the coding sequence ATGACGAGTGCATCCCCCTCCCTGACCGTGGCGTTCCTGGCGGGGCTCGTGTCGTTCCTGAGTCCGTGCGTGCTGCCGCTGGTGCCCAGTTACCTGGGCGTGCTGGGCGGTGAGCGGCAGCCGTGGTCGCGGGCGCTGGGGTTCATCCTGGGGTTCGGGCTGGTGTTCATCGCGCTGGGCGCGACGGCCAGCAGCCTGGGCGCGCTGATCGCGCCGCACAAGGCGCTGCTGGGGCAGGTGTCGGCGGCGCTGATCATCTTCTTCGGGCTGGTGATGCTGGGCCTGATCCGGCTGCCGTTCCTGATGCGGGATACGCGCGCCCTGGCGAATGCCGGGGGGTACGGGCCGGTGGCGCTGGGCGCGGCGTTCGCGTTCGGGTGGAGTCCGTGCCTGGGGCCGACGCTGGGCAGCGTCCTGAGTCTCGCGGCGAGCAGCGCCAGCCTGGGCAGTGGCGTGACGCTGCTGGCGGCGTACACGCTGGGCCTGAGCGTGCCGTTCCTGCTGGCGGCGGCGCTGTGGCACCGCGTGAACCTGCGCCGCCTGAACCGTTTCGCGGGGGTGTTCGAGAAGGTGGGGGGTGCGCTGCTGGTCGTGGTGGGCCTGATGATGCTGACGGGGCAGTTCACGCGGCTGGCGACGTTCTTCTTCTCGATCATGCCCGAGTGGCTGCGCCTGTGA
- a CDS encoding penicillin-binding protein has product MRLRRAPLLTLLLTLGLSTAEARVRLGELLPQHPWKAAAQEVVVVYSHDCGDLGDLWSAVLAAGLPVRAVNAEGFPSPAPAGVQAWTGEAATLFARRLRVGAYPTVLLVQDGRIMNAWEGTFTGKLE; this is encoded by the coding sequence ATGAGGTTGCGCCGCGCTCCCCTGCTGACCCTGCTCCTGACCCTGGGCCTCTCGACCGCCGAGGCACGGGTGAGGCTGGGGGAACTGCTGCCTCAGCACCCGTGGAAGGCGGCGGCTCAGGAGGTGGTGGTCGTGTACAGCCACGACTGCGGTGACCTGGGTGACCTGTGGTCGGCAGTCCTCGCGGCGGGCCTGCCGGTGCGAGCCGTGAACGCCGAGGGGTTCCCCTCCCCCGCGCCGGCGGGCGTGCAGGCCTGGACAGGCGAGGCAGCGACCCTCTTCGCGCGGCGGCTGCGGGTGGGGGCGTACCCGACGGTGCTGCTCGTGCAGGACGGCCGGATCATGAACGCCTGGGAGGGCACGTTCACCGGCAAGCTGGAGTGA
- a CDS encoding transglycosylase domain-containing protein, with protein MIFLRFLKFLTSFLLAALLAGAGVVTTYALKWGRELPDYRELDNLTRSLGSETRIYARDGAPLGSLIPKVGDQAISRTIVTLGEINPFMVGALISNEDRRFFEHYGLDPYGLGRQVQRVARGDSVQGGSTLTNQLVKNTLLLEEYQQARTPDRKFKEWILSVQVERSFTKAEILQTYLNTIYWGDGGPVELYGIYSAAQAYFRTTPKDLTLAQAAYLTVLVPNAGRYFNYAEVRPLMRVLLARMVEDGWITQAQMDAAWQEKLQPRGWQVTYDAGGNVKTAKLVDRSAKELKAVVTTRAPHFTQQVEQELVRRFGREVVYGSGGLRVYTTLDPKLQSAVETASREATGLPPGATLAATILNPYTGEVLGMIGQKLRGSEPPAAWNNAAQGQRQIGSTIKPLLYTTALSTGLDQSHREEDRPVSFPCTGCKNGVYEPKNFEGATTYRDMTIREALDRSLNLVTVRLADRIGLQTFFGKIRELGLQTNDGTGLAAALGAVETTPVKMAAAYAPFVNGGLYRLPRYITRVTDARGSVLFDVNSQPVQGKRVWTPQVAWLGLDMIRGVVNDLNERQGGLASRAKFGEWPVAGKTGTSNGPKDFWFVGTTPLYTGSVWVGRQQGGDMPIYYYSGYVNAPIWRRMMELAHQGQALRQFSEPPGIQYVDAPDQQFLPDVKLAVLDPNYRDAANTEVQTDAPPPTLYRETTYRPGNDPDSLLVSLDRTTNRLATEFTPPQNIVQRRVQLEDLPGYAPDESPAPLRDEQPDPEAVKAAKGVTGSTQSVPPASAP; from the coding sequence GTGATCTTCCTGCGTTTCCTGAAGTTCCTGACGTCGTTCCTGCTGGCGGCCCTGCTGGCCGGGGCGGGCGTCGTGACCACGTACGCCCTGAAGTGGGGGCGTGAACTGCCCGATTACCGCGAACTGGACAACCTGACGCGTTCGCTGGGGTCCGAGACGCGGATCTACGCGCGCGACGGGGCGCCGCTGGGCAGCCTGATCCCGAAGGTGGGGGATCAGGCGATCAGCCGCACGATCGTGACCCTGGGCGAGATCAATCCGTTCATGGTGGGCGCGCTGATCAGCAACGAGGACCGGCGCTTCTTCGAGCATTACGGCCTGGATCCGTACGGGTTGGGGCGGCAGGTGCAGCGCGTGGCGCGGGGCGACAGCGTGCAGGGCGGCAGTACCCTGACGAACCAGCTGGTGAAGAACACGCTGCTGCTCGAGGAGTACCAGCAGGCGCGCACGCCGGACCGCAAGTTCAAGGAGTGGATCCTGAGCGTGCAGGTCGAGCGGTCCTTCACGAAGGCGGAGATCCTCCAGACGTACCTGAACACCATCTACTGGGGGGACGGCGGGCCGGTGGAGCTGTACGGGATCTACTCGGCGGCGCAGGCGTACTTCCGCACGACGCCGAAGGACCTGACGCTGGCGCAGGCGGCGTACCTGACGGTGCTGGTGCCCAACGCGGGCCGGTACTTCAACTACGCGGAGGTGCGGCCGCTGATGCGGGTGCTGCTGGCGCGCATGGTCGAGGACGGATGGATCACGCAGGCGCAGATGGACGCGGCGTGGCAGGAGAAACTCCAGCCGCGCGGCTGGCAGGTCACGTACGACGCGGGCGGGAACGTGAAGACCGCGAAACTGGTGGACCGGAGCGCGAAGGAACTCAAGGCGGTCGTCACGACGCGCGCGCCGCACTTCACGCAGCAGGTCGAGCAGGAGCTTGTGCGGCGCTTCGGGCGCGAGGTGGTGTACGGTTCGGGCGGCCTGCGGGTGTACACGACGCTGGACCCGAAACTGCAGTCGGCGGTGGAGACCGCGAGCCGCGAGGCGACGGGCCTCCCGCCGGGCGCGACGCTCGCGGCGACCATCCTGAATCCCTACACGGGTGAGGTGCTGGGCATGATCGGGCAGAAACTGCGCGGCAGCGAACCCCCGGCCGCGTGGAACAACGCGGCGCAGGGGCAGCGGCAGATCGGGTCGACCATCAAGCCGCTGCTGTACACGACGGCCCTGTCGACCGGTCTGGACCAGTCGCACCGTGAGGAGGACCGTCCAGTCTCCTTCCCTTGCACGGGCTGCAAGAACGGCGTGTACGAACCGAAGAACTTCGAGGGGGCCACCACGTACCGCGACATGACGATCCGCGAGGCGCTGGACCGCTCGCTGAACCTCGTGACGGTGCGGCTGGCGGACCGGATCGGCCTGCAGACGTTCTTCGGGAAGATCCGCGAGCTGGGTCTGCAGACGAACGACGGGACCGGACTGGCCGCTGCGCTGGGCGCCGTCGAGACGACCCCGGTGAAGATGGCGGCCGCGTACGCGCCGTTCGTGAACGGCGGCCTGTACCGGCTGCCCCGGTACATCACCCGCGTGACCGACGCGCGCGGGTCCGTACTGTTCGACGTGAACAGCCAGCCCGTCCAGGGCAAACGCGTGTGGACACCGCAGGTGGCGTGGCTGGGCCTGGACATGATTCGCGGGGTCGTGAACGACCTGAACGAACGTCAGGGTGGCCTGGCCAGCCGCGCGAAATTCGGGGAGTGGCCGGTCGCTGGGAAGACCGGCACGAGTAACGGCCCGAAGGACTTCTGGTTCGTGGGTACCACGCCGCTGTACACCGGATCGGTGTGGGTGGGCCGGCAGCAGGGTGGGGACATGCCGATCTACTACTACTCCGGGTACGTGAACGCCCCGATCTGGCGGCGCATGATGGAACTCGCGCATCAGGGGCAGGCGCTGCGGCAGTTCAGCGAACCGCCCGGCATCCAGTACGTGGACGCCCCCGATCAGCAGTTCCTCCCGGACGTGAAACTGGCGGTGCTGGACCCCAACTACCGCGACGCGGCGAACACGGAGGTGCAAACCGACGCACCACCCCCCACGCTGTACCGCGAGACGACCTACCGCCCTGGGAACGATCCGGACTCGCTGCTGGTCAGCCTGGACCGCACCACCAACCGCCTCGCGACCGAGTTCACGCCGCCGCAGAACATCGTGCAGCGCCGCGTGCAACTGGAGGACCTGCCCGGGTACGCGCCGGACGAGAGCCCCGCGCCGCTGCGGGACGAGCAGCCAGACCCGGAGGCCGTGAAGGCCGCCAAGGGCGTGACCGGCTCGACGCAGTCCGTTCCGCCCGCCAGCGCACCGTAA
- a CDS encoding response regulator: MGGMAYTILVADDEPAIRTMLEVILSADGHDIVAVPDGKLALEYLKDHTPDAMLLDVKMPFMDGFEICSRVKRIKRLRDSPVLLLTGFDDDQTRDHAKLVGADDIVYKPLSGKNLRGRVNQLIEARRR; the protein is encoded by the coding sequence ATGGGCGGCATGGCGTATACCATTCTCGTCGCAGACGACGAACCGGCCATCCGGACCATGCTGGAGGTCATTCTGTCGGCGGACGGGCACGACATTGTGGCGGTGCCGGACGGCAAGCTGGCGCTGGAGTACCTGAAGGATCACACCCCGGACGCGATGCTGCTGGACGTGAAGATGCCGTTCATGGACGGCTTCGAGATCTGCTCGCGTGTCAAGCGCATCAAGCGGCTGCGGGACTCGCCGGTGCTGCTGCTGACGGGTTTTGACGACGATCAGACGCGGGATCACGCGAAACTGGTGGGCGCGGACGACATCGTGTACAAGCCGCTGTCCGGCAAGAACCTGCGCGGACGCGTGAATCAGCTGATCGAGGCGCGACGCCGTTGA